The following are from one region of the Vicia villosa cultivar HV-30 ecotype Madison, WI unplaced genomic scaffold, Vvil1.0 ctg.001503F_1_1, whole genome shotgun sequence genome:
- the LOC131635529 gene encoding uncharacterized protein LOC131635529 has protein sequence MADQEQHNMEVRMEIDELKGSITKLTEMMQVLIARDAEPQRTVIAEVSEAVEDPITVQRPPSTWPEFGLPPGYTPPFANTLGVGLSAQQIAPIPVIAEQPPIVHTTVQPPPFVYHVDDSERGDQEHNHEVEKVKEKYNVLEKRLKVVEGNDIFGFDTMNLCLVSDLTMPAKFKVPEFEKYKGHTCPKDHLTMYFRKMAAYANNDKLLVHIFQDSLAGASLKWYMSLKREHIQTWRDLGEAFLKQYKYNMDLAPDRRQLQTMTMRDRETFKVYAQRWRELAAQVEPPLAEKELTGMFMDTLHPVFYEKMIGSVSSSFADLVTIGERVEEGLRNGKIVNATESSNNNQTKRFSGNFQRKKEGETNAVVTSGEGIQNPQPYQVPTYPQAPFMPYYQYPHVAAAQHQQPLFPMPSHQQPWNASPQNASQSAPQNAQQNHNRQQNQNRPQKDPPKEPRRIDPIPMTYTELWPALIHKQLIAPRPTKAPTPPFSKGYNPDAKCAFHSGVVGHSIEDCWVLKEKVQDLIESKMLTFRDVNPNVVTNPLPH, from the coding sequence ATGGCTGACCAAGAGCAACACAATATGGAAGTTAGGATGGAAATCGATGAGTTGAAGGGAAGCATCACCAAGCTCACTGAGATGATGCAAGTACTAATAGCTAGGGATGCTGAACCCCAAAGAACTGTCATAGCTGAAGTCTCCGAAGCTGTTGAGGATCCCATTACTGTTCAAAGGCCACCTTCTACATGGCCAGAATTTGGTTTACCACCTGGTTACACTCCCCCATTCGCGAATACTTTGGGAGTAGGACTTTCTGCGCAACAGATTGCACCAATACCAGTCATTGCTGAACAACCTCCGATTGTTCACACTACTGTTCAGCCTCCTCCTTTTGTCTATCATGTTGATGATTCCGAACGTGGTGATCAAGAACACAACCACGAGGTGGAAAAGGTGAAAGAAAAGTACAATGTCCTCGAGAAAAGATTGAAAGTCGTTGAAGGAAATGACATCTTTGGATTTGATACCATGAACCTCTGCTTGGTTTCTGACTTAACTATGCCTGCAAAGTTCAAAGTCCCTGAGTTCGAGAAATACAAGGGGCATACTTGTCCTAAAGATCATCTGACTATGTACTTTCGTAAGATGGCTGCCTATGCCAACAATGACAAATTGCTTGTTCACATATTTCAAGATAGCTTAGCTGGAGCTTCCCTGAAATGGTACATGAGTTTGAAGAGGGAGCATATCCAAACATGGAGAGATTTAGGTGAAGCTTtcctgaaacaatacaagtacaacatgGACTTAGCCCCTGATCGCAGACAACTCCAGACTATGACTATGAGAGATAGGGAAACTTTCAAAGTGTATGCCCAACGCTGGAGAGAGTTAGCTGCTCAAGTCGAACCTCCTCTTGCTGAAAAAGAGCTTACTGGCATGTTCATGGATACCTTGCATCCAGTTTTCTATGAGAAAATGATTGGAAGTGTATCTTCTAGCTTTGCTGACCTAGTCACCATTGGAGAAAGGGTCGAAGAAGGTTTGAGGAATGGCAAGATTGTCAACGCTACTGAATCATCCAACAACAACCAGACAAAGAGATTCTCTGGAAACTTCCAGAGGAAGAAAGAAGGTGAAACTAATGCTGTTGTGACTAGCGGTGAAGGAATTCAAAATCCGCAACCTTATCAAGTTCCAACTTATCCACAAGCGCCCTTCATGCCTTACTATCAGTATCCGCACGTTGCAGCTGCTCAACATCAACAACCATTATTCCCAATGCCATCGCATCAACAACCATGGAACGCCTCTCCTCAGAATGCTTCCCAAAGTGCTCCTCAGAATGCTCAACAAAATCATAATAGGCAGCAGAATCAGAATAGGCCTCAAAAAGATCCACCAAAGGAGCCTCGCCGCATCGACCCTATTCCAATGACTTACACTGAATTGTGGCCTGCGTTAATCCATAAGCAGTTGATAGCTCCCAGGCCAACCAAAGCTCCAACGCCACCATTCTCCAAAGGATATAATCCGGATGCTAAGTGTGCTTTTCATAGTGGAGTAGTTGGTCATTCCATTGAAGACTGCTGGGTTCTGAAGGagaaggttcaagacctgatcgaGAGCAAGATGCTCACCTTTCGAGATGTGAATCCGAATGTGGTCACCAATCCGCTGCCCCATTGA
- the LOC131635530 gene encoding uncharacterized protein LOC131635530 translates to MKTPYKLVTDQLATKDQLIKRVILIDGIASDCVFCSTETKSLSHLVGGSLVVEAIWRKVYEWIGLVDDLSLEEFEGFLFDFEKVKNLAKRSLVTVIWLATAWSIWNRRNGIIFKNDSFSFTECFVQQCSEKWTDGTLEEHLLDSAGILDPCAWHGIAEDLDSNFGLMLQS, encoded by the exons ATGAAAACACCAtacaaattggtgaccgatcaattAGCTACCAAGGATCAATTGATTAAGAGGGTAATTTTGATAGATGGTATTGCTTCGGATTGTGTTTTTTGCTCTACGGAGACGAAAAGCCTTTCTCATTTGGTTGGGGGCTCTTTAGTGGTGGAGGCTATTTGGAGAAAGGTGTACGAGTGGATTGGACTCGTGGATGATTTATCATTGGAAGAGTTCGAAGGGTTTCTCTTTGATTTCGAGAAGGTGAAGAATCTAGCCAAGAGGTCCTTAGTTACGGTAATTTGGTTAGCAACGGCTTGGAGTATTTGGAATAGGCGTAATGGTATCATTTTCAAGAATGATTCGTTTAGCTTCACCGAAT GTTTTGTGCAGCAGTGTAGCGAGAAGTGGACCGATGGCACATTGGAAGAGCATCTTTTGGACTCAGCAGGGATTTTGGACCCTTGTGCTTGGCATGGGATAGCAGAGGATTTGGACAGCAATTTTGGACTGATGCTGCAGAGTTGA